A stretch of the Clostridium fungisolvens genome encodes the following:
- a CDS encoding cytidine deaminase, which translates to MYEELIKAAINARSKAYAPYSNFPVGAAIMSDGKIFEGCNIENASFGATNCAERTAIFKAVSEGHQVIEAVAVIGDVNAFTYPCGICRQVIAEFAKDKEIPIIIIKNEKEYIVKTLEDILPGIFSKEDLNK; encoded by the coding sequence ATGTATGAAGAACTTATAAAAGCAGCTATAAATGCGAGAAGTAAGGCTTATGCACCTTATTCAAACTTCCCTGTGGGAGCAGCTATAATGAGTGATGGAAAAATCTTTGAAGGATGCAATATTGAGAACGCTTCTTTTGGAGCTACTAATTGTGCCGAAAGAACTGCTATATTTAAAGCTGTTTCTGAAGGACATCAAGTAATAGAGGCTGTGGCAGTTATTGGAGATGTAAATGCTTTTACATATCCTTGTGGAATATGCAGACAGGTTATTGCTGAATTTGCAAAAGATAAAGAGATCCCTATTATAATAATCAAAAATGAGAAAGAATATATAGTGAAGACTTTAGAGGACATACTACCAGGTATATTTTCAAAAGAAGACTTAAATAAATAA